The following proteins are encoded in a genomic region of Magnolia sinica isolate HGM2019 chromosome 1, MsV1, whole genome shotgun sequence:
- the LOC131244027 gene encoding uncharacterized protein LOC131244027, with protein MEDMRLFKQGWKWLHSQKHVFLGTQTAASCFKDRIVSLVDRHWPMVYSRIVQMGKFLLLLLLQWRDCVVRGCRSLLRLGSTTLFVVVWSCFLSFTSTTCLVYVLLILGAAGAAIRYLGYTSGLFIVGLFGILTMWMYGNFWFTGLLFIVGGYLFSLNHARLVILMSTAYALYFVNVRAGWLGVFLSINLACLSNDIFSYLLHVYDGANESVHFEEHKEPEPIPEDFSGDCEYPPPTNESENVSSCKSSSKAPSTSKIVNFQENSSVSKVVKEESSSMDEMRRIFNSLNHYEALGFPRHKNIDVAVLKKEYRKKAKLVHPDKNMGSPLASESFKKLQCAYEVLSDSTKKRNYDEQLRKEESKSVCQKSHGTSKQDGVEYRSEESRRIQCTKCGISHIWICTNRTKAKARWCQDCCQYHPAKDGDGWVEYGCPLVFSVPQKVEIPRAFVCAESKIFDVSEWAICQGMACRPNTHRPSFHVNMVGLEKSTQKSNPSRYPWDLDAEMEDEEEFEIWFQEALASGLFTETSKRRKSWSPFKLHQKKGKKQWRKASWMEI; from the exons ATGGAGGATATGCGGCTGTTCAAGCAAGGATGGAAATGGCTTCATTCTCAGAAGCATGTGTTCTTGGGTACCCAAACAGCAGCAAGCTGTTTCAAGGACAGAATTGTCTCTTTGGTCGACCGCCATTGGCCAATGGTTTACAGCCGGATTGTGCAAATGGGAAAGTTTTTGCTGCTGCTTTTGTTACAGTGGAGAGACTGTGTTGTCAGGGGTTGCAGATCATTGCTCCGCCTGGGTTCTACCACATTGTTCGTTGTAGTGTGGAGTTGCTTTCTTAGTTTCACGTCGACAACTTGCCTGGTTTATGTGCTTCTGATTCTG GGAGCTGCCGGAGCTGCCATTCGTTACTTAGGTTATACCTCTGGACTTTTTATCGTTGGGCTGTTTGGAATTTTGACTATGTGGATGTATGGTAACTTTTGGTTCACAGGGTTGTTGTTTATAGTTGGAG GTTATTTGTTCTCCCTAAATCATGCACGGCTGGTGATCCTCATGTCAACTGCATATGCTTTATATTTTGTTAATGTTCGTGCTGGATGGCTAGGGGTTTTCCTCTCGATAAACCTAGCCTGCCTTTCGAATGATATCTTTAGCTACCTGCTTCATGTATATGATGGGGCAAATGAAAGTGTGCACTTTGAAGAACACAAGGAACCAGAACCCATTCCAGAAGACTTCTCTGGAGATTGCGAATATCCTCCCCCAACCAATGAATCTGAAAATGTGTCTTCATGCAAATCATCCAGCAAAGCACCTAGTACATCAAAAATTGTAAACTTTCAAGAAAATTCTTCTGTTAGCAAGGTGGTCAAAGAAGAGTCAAGCTCGATGGATGAGATGAGGAGGATATTTAATAGCTTGAATCATTATGAAGCTCTAGGCTTTCCCCGACACAAGAATATTGATGTTGCAGTATTGAAAAAAGAATATCGGAAAAAG GCTAAGCTTGTACATCCTGACAAAAATATGGGAAGCCCTCTAGCAAGTGAATCATTTAAGAAGCTGCAGTGTGCATACGAG GTTCTTTCAGATTCAACAAAGAAGAGAAATTATGATGAACAGTTGAGGAAGGAAGAATCGAAGAGTGTCTGTCAGAAGTCTCATGGTACCTCAAAACAG GACGGTGTGGAATATCGTTCAGAAGAGTCCAGGCGTATACAGTGCACAAAGTGTGGAATTTCACATATATGGATATGCACAAATAGAACCAAGGCCAAGGCTCGGTGGTGTCAG GATTGCTGCCAGTACCATCCAGCCAAAGATGGAGATGGATGGGTTGAGTATGGATGCCCACTCGTCTTTTCAGTGCCTCAGAAG GTTGAAATTCCACGTGCTTTTGTCTGCGCTGAGAGTAAGATTTTTGATGTGTCAGAATGGGCCATTTGTCAG GGAATGGCATGTAGACCCAATACCCACCGTCCGAGCTTCCACGTGAACATGGTTGGCTTGGAGAAATCGACCCAAAAGTCCAATCCCAGCAGATACCCATGGGATTTGGATGCCGAGATGGAGGACGAGGAAGAGTTTGAGATATGGTTTCAGGAGGCCTTGGCCTCCGGACTCTTCACAGAAACATCAAAGCGCCGGAAGAGCTGGAGCCCTTTCAAGCTACATCAGAAGAAAGGCAAGAAGCAGTGGAGGAAAGCTTCGTGGATGGAAATATAG